A stretch of the Bacteroidales bacterium genome encodes the following:
- a CDS encoding adenosylcobalamin-dependent ribonucleoside-diphosphate reductase: protein MQIKNQITAFSVKTKPVGYSYETAFQEAKKYFKGDELAAKVWTNKYALKDSFGNIYEKSPAEMHKRLAKEIARIEKKYPNPLSENEIFDLLKDFKYIIPAGSPMSGIGNKFQAVSLSNCFVIGDDNPADSYGGILKVDQEQVQLMKRRGGVGHDLSHIRPKGSPVSNSALTSTGVVPFMERYSNSTREVAQDGRRGALMLSISVKHPDAEDFIDAKLEAGKITGANISVKIDNVFMNAVIENKPYQQQYPIDSEKPSIKKTINPRKLWKKIINNAWKSAEPGILFWDTVINESVADCYADLGFKTVSTNPCGEIPLCPYDSCRLLAINLFSYVDNPFTSEAKFNFDKFKEHSRYAQRIMDDIIDLELEKIDGILDKINSDPEKAEIKRTEKNLWENIKEKAIKGRRTGVGITAEGDMLAALSLRYGSDNATDFSTQVHKILAVEAYRSSVEMAKERGAFEVFNSEREKNNPFVSRIKDADPELYNEMQEHGRRNISLLTIAPTGSTSILTQTTSGIEPVFLPFYKRRRKVNPNDQDVTVSFVDETGDSWEEYNVFHHKFITWMEANGINSGKAKKSDSKNIDSLIKNSPYYKATSNDVDWLNKVRLQGQVQKWVDHSISVTVNLPNDATVKLVGDVYLEAWKSGCKGVTVYRDGSRDGVLLAADNKTKKEAEEHTKRPKELSADVIHFSNNEEEWIAFIGVKDGLPYEIFSGRSEEDALPVPRSITKGKIIKQRFDDGSKRYDFRYTNKFGFNITIEGLSYKFNPEFWNYAKLISGVLRHGMPVQHTVNLISSLQFGSGSINTWKKGIERALKNYIPDGTKAKKGKICAECGSDSLVYQEGCLICQSCGFSKCG from the coding sequence ATGCAAATTAAAAATCAAATCACGGCTTTTTCTGTGAAAACAAAACCTGTCGGGTACTCATACGAAACAGCTTTTCAAGAAGCTAAAAAATATTTCAAAGGAGATGAGTTAGCAGCCAAAGTTTGGACAAATAAATATGCTTTAAAAGATTCTTTTGGTAATATTTATGAAAAAAGTCCGGCAGAAATGCACAAAAGGCTGGCAAAAGAAATTGCTCGTATAGAAAAAAAATACCCAAACCCTTTGTCCGAAAACGAAATCTTTGATTTGTTAAAAGACTTTAAATATATTATTCCTGCGGGAAGCCCTATGTCCGGTATCGGAAATAAATTTCAAGCTGTTTCGTTATCAAATTGCTTTGTGATAGGAGATGATAATCCTGCAGACTCATACGGCGGCATTTTAAAGGTTGACCAAGAACAGGTTCAGCTTATGAAACGCAGAGGCGGTGTCGGTCATGATCTTTCTCATATTCGCCCAAAAGGAAGCCCTGTAAGTAACAGTGCATTAACATCAACCGGTGTTGTTCCGTTTATGGAGAGGTATTCTAATTCAACAAGAGAAGTGGCACAAGACGGGAGAAGGGGTGCTTTAATGTTATCTATTTCTGTTAAACATCCGGATGCAGAAGACTTTATTGATGCAAAATTAGAAGCAGGAAAAATTACAGGAGCAAATATTTCTGTAAAAATTGATAATGTTTTTATGAATGCCGTTATTGAAAACAAACCATACCAACAACAATATCCGATTGATTCTGAAAAACCCTCAATAAAAAAAACAATAAATCCGAGAAAACTTTGGAAAAAAATTATAAATAATGCATGGAAGTCAGCAGAACCGGGAATTCTTTTTTGGGATACCGTAATAAATGAATCTGTTGCTGACTGCTATGCTGATTTAGGTTTCAAAACCGTTTCAACAAACCCGTGCGGAGAAATTCCTTTGTGTCCGTACGACAGTTGCCGTTTGCTTGCCATAAATTTGTTCAGCTATGTTGATAATCCTTTTACGTCAGAGGCAAAATTTAATTTTGATAAGTTTAAAGAGCATTCTCGTTATGCTCAAAGAATTATGGATGATATTATTGATTTAGAGTTGGAAAAAATTGACGGTATCCTTGATAAAATTAATTCAGACCCTGAAAAAGCAGAAATAAAAAGAACAGAGAAAAACCTTTGGGAAAATATTAAAGAAAAGGCTATTAAGGGAAGAAGAACAGGCGTAGGAATTACTGCAGAGGGGGATATGCTTGCAGCATTAAGTTTAAGATACGGAAGTGATAATGCTACGGACTTTTCAACACAAGTTCACAAAATACTGGCTGTTGAAGCCTATCGTTCTTCTGTTGAAATGGCAAAAGAAAGAGGAGCTTTTGAGGTGTTTAATTCAGAAAGAGAAAAAAATAACCCTTTCGTAAGCAGGATTAAAGATGCAGACCCGGAATTATACAACGAAATGCAAGAACACGGAAGGCGAAATATTTCTTTATTAACAATTGCTCCTACGGGTTCTACAAGTATTTTAACTCAAACAACATCAGGAATAGAACCGGTTTTTCTTCCTTTCTACAAAAGAAGACGAAAAGTAAACCCTAACGACCAAGATGTTACTGTAAGTTTTGTTGATGAAACCGGGGATTCTTGGGAAGAATATAATGTTTTTCACCATAAATTTATAACATGGATGGAAGCAAACGGAATTAATTCCGGAAAAGCTAAAAAATCTGACAGCAAAAATATTGATTCATTAATAAAAAACTCTCCTTATTATAAGGCTACTTCTAATGATGTAGATTGGCTTAATAAAGTAAGGTTACAGGGTCAAGTTCAAAAATGGGTTGATCATTCAATAAGTGTTACTGTTAATTTACCGAATGATGCTACCGTAAAACTTGTAGGAGATGTTTATCTTGAAGCCTGGAAGAGTGGGTGCAAAGGTGTTACCGTTTACAGAGACGGTTCTCGAGACGGAGTGCTTCTTGCTGCAGACAACAAAACAAAAAAAGAAGCAGAAGAGCATACAAAAAGACCGAAAGAACTAAGTGCAGATGTTATTCATTTCAGTAATAATGAGGAAGAATGGATTGCCTTTATCGGAGTTAAAGACGGTTTGCCTTATGAAATTTTTTCCGGTCGTTCGGAAGAAGATGCTCTTCCTGTTCCGAGGTCTATTACAAAAGGAAAAATTATTAAACAGCGCTTTGATGACGGTTCAAAAAGATATGATTTCAGATATACGAATAAATTTGGTTTCAATATTACAATTGAGGGTTTGTCTTACAAGTTTAATCCCGAATTCTGGAATTATGCAAAATTAATTTCCGGCGTTTTAAGGCACGGAATGCCGGTACAACATACCGTAAATCTTATTTCGTCTCTTCAGTTCGGCTCCGGTTCGATTAATACTTGGAAAAAAGGTATTGAGCGAGCATTAAAAAATTATATTCCGGACGGAACAAAGGCAAAAAAAGGGAAGATTTGTGCTGAGTGCGGCTCAGATTCATTAGTTTATCAGGAGGGTTGCTTAATTTGCCAGTCCTGCGGGTTTTCAAAATGCGGATAA